The proteins below come from a single Fastidiosipila sanguinis genomic window:
- a CDS encoding DNA-binding protein, which translates to MEYKDIRENLEEMMNDNYKDFIKALVSIEKGVNDEKALEEVYVLFMIKDTTGLLNDDFDYMIDDMKEQGKIVENTNELEEKDDLINLVGNIAGKLENLERENANGEKFKVSNFSIVSKDDDGNKVYTNCSAYGDKTKDIENLKQGDFVKIFGQVKTSIDNNGKEHKNVRILSSKLLKAKEQVKSQDKDKKSILGQIKSFKTDDKAKSNKKDHSKGAER; encoded by the coding sequence ATGGAATACAAAGATATTAGAGAAAACTTAGAAGAAATGATGAATGATAATTACAAGGATTTTATAAAAGCACTTGTGAGTATAGAAAAAGGTGTTAATGATGAAAAGGCACTTGAAGAAGTCTATGTTTTATTTATGATCAAAGACACAACAGGTCTATTAAATGATGACTTTGACTATATGATTGATGATATGAAAGAACAAGGTAAGATTGTTGAAAATACCAATGAACTTGAAGAAAAAGACGACCTCATAAATCTCGTGGGAAATATAGCTGGAAAATTAGAAAATCTTGAAAGAGAAAATGCTAATGGAGAAAAGTTCAAGGTAAGCAACTTTTCAATTGTTTCAAAAGATGATGATGGGAATAAAGTTTATACCAATTGTTCAGCCTATGGAGATAAGACAAAAGATATAGAGAACCTAAAACAAGGAGATTTTGTTAAAATCTTCGGACAAGTAAAAACAAGCATTGATAACAACGGAAAGGAACATAAAAATGTCCGTATTTTGTCTTCTAAGCTCTTAAAGGCAAAAGAACAAGTAAAGAGTCAAGATAAAGATAAAAAGTCCATATTAGGGCAAATAAAAAGCTTTAAGACAGATGACAAAGCTAAGTCAAACAAGAAAGACCATAGCAAAGGTGCAGAAAGATAA
- a CDS encoding helicase, translating to MTSKTPVRVAEDVDEASLSYSEIKALATGNPLIKEKMDLDNEVTKLKMLEANYKSNKYKLEDKVNKIYPQSILKTEMEIQAVKEDIASVEKLGEGDSKFTSISLGANKILDKKEAGEKLLEEIKKVKINDSKVIGKYRNLDLQVSYNFMTNTHTFKLLGSAEYFGEFSNSTDGNITRLDNAIEKMPARLERLNQNLENYKESLENAKVELTKPFEKADELRDKTLRLAEINKLLDMGEVEELENQSPLLEDLKRAIVDYSNYEFSESNSYDDFDKLYPDLSHIGLAYTETPDGKHSIQYEVNLEEKTWTQYVDNVAIRTESFVEEDISNSQALKDMTEAIKMSSFDDLVSVDEEDLKQALGLEIDDDGNFYDPLAKDLDNDGIPDRYDNDFKDSDYFESTYDVEDNLHAREEKPSILGQISKFKSEEEKDKNQEKNEKGQER from the coding sequence ATGACATCAAAAACTCCAGTAAGAGTTGCTGAAGATGTTGATGAAGCAAGTCTATCTTATTCAGAAATTAAGGCTTTGGCTACAGGCAATCCTCTAATTAAAGAAAAAATGGATTTAGATAACGAAGTTACAAAGCTAAAAATGCTGGAAGCAAACTACAAGTCTAATAAATACAAGCTTGAAGATAAGGTAAATAAAATTTATCCTCAAAGTATTTTAAAAACTGAAATGGAAATACAAGCAGTTAAAGAAGATATTGCAAGTGTTGAGAAATTAGGAGAAGGAGATAGCAAATTTACCTCAATAAGTCTTGGTGCAAATAAGATTTTAGATAAGAAAGAGGCTGGAGAGAAACTATTAGAAGAAATAAAAAAGGTAAAGATAAATGATAGCAAGGTCATTGGTAAATATAGAAATTTAGACTTACAAGTTTCATATAACTTTATGACTAATACTCACACCTTTAAACTCCTAGGAAGTGCAGAATATTTCGGAGAGTTTTCAAACTCTACTGATGGTAATATAACAAGGCTTGATAATGCAATTGAAAAAATGCCTGCAAGACTTGAAAGGTTGAATCAAAACCTTGAAAACTATAAAGAATCTTTAGAAAATGCTAAAGTAGAATTGACAAAACCATTTGAAAAAGCAGATGAGTTAAGGGATAAGACACTAAGACTAGCTGAGATTAATAAACTTTTAGATATGGGAGAAGTAGAAGAATTAGAAAACCAATCACCACTATTAGAAGATTTAAAGAGGGCGATAGTCGATTATTCTAACTACGAGTTTTCAGAATCTAATAGCTATGACGATTTTGACAAACTATACCCAGATTTAAGCCATATAGGACTTGCCTATACAGAAACACCTGATGGTAAGCACTCGATTCAATATGAGGTAAATTTGGAAGAAAAAACATGGACTCAGTATGTAGATAATGTAGCTATTAGAACAGAATCTTTTGTAGAAGAAGATATATCTAATTCACAAGCTCTTAAAGATATGACCGAAGCCATAAAGATGTCAAGTTTTGATGATCTGGTATCAGTAGATGAAGAAGATTTAAAACAAGCTCTAGGACTAGAAATAGATGATGACGGAAACTTCTATGATCCACTAGCAAAAGATCTTGATAATGACGGAATACCAGATAGGTATGACAATGATTTTAAAGATAGTGATTACTTTGAATCAACTTATGATGTAGAGGATAATCTTCACGCAAGGGAAGAGAAACCATCAATATTGGGACAAATATCAAAATTCAAATCAGAAGAAGAAAAAGATAAAAATCAAGAAAAAAACGAAAAAGGACAAGAAAGATAG